From the genome of Papaver somniferum cultivar HN1 chromosome 2, ASM357369v1, whole genome shotgun sequence, one region includes:
- the LOC113347046 gene encoding G patch domain-containing protein 8-like: protein MDGRRFYNREEARAQGEGQRKREEDSLAEDLGDDFRLSSKHKPTENPDLDNVEQASLDTQLTSTNVGFRLLQKMGWKGKGLGKNEQGIVEPIKAGIRDPKLGIGKQEQDDFFTAEENIQRKKLEIELEETEEHAKKREVVAEREQKIQTEVKEIQKSFYCDLCSKQYKLAIEFEVHLSSYDHNHRKRFKEMREMQSGSSRDERQKREQLRQEKEMAKFAQIADAHKQQQQQQQQQQQQQQQQDQGGVASSVGGATTPSDQDQRKALKFGFSSKVGSSKSSFGAAAKKKKVVQVSSIFGNDSNEE, encoded by the exons ATGGACGGTAGACGGTTTTATAACCGCGAGGAAGCAAGAGCTCAAGGTGAAGGGCAACGCAAAAGAGAAGAG GATTCTCTGGCGGAGGATCTTGGAGATGACTTTCGTTTGTCCAGTAAACACAAACCTACAGAAAATCCTGATCTTGATAATGTGGAGCAAGCATCCTTGGACACACAATTAACATCTACTAATGTAGGATTTAGACTCCTTCAGAAAATGGGGTGGAAAGGGAAAGGCCTTGGCAAGAACGAACAAG GAATCGTTGAGCCAATAAAAGCTGGAATCAGAGATCCTAAATTAGGGATTGGAAAGCAAGAGCAGGATGATTTTTTTACTGCTGaagaaaatattcaaagaaagaagctTGAAATAGAGTTGGAGGAAACCGAGGAGCATGCAAAGAAGCGAGAG GTGGTAGCAGAGCGTGAGCAGAAAATTCAAACTGAGGTTAAAGAAATCCAGAAGTCGTTCTATTGTGATCTCTGCAGCAAGCAATACAAGTTGGCCATAGAATTTGAAGTTCACCTGAGCTCATATGACCACAATCACAGAAAG CGGTTCAAAGAAATGAGAGAGATGCAGAGTGGTAGCAGTCGGGATGAGCGCCAAAAACGAGAGCAGCTACGTCAGGAAAAGGAGATGGCTAAGTTTGCTCAGAT TGCAGATGCTcataagcagcagcagcagcagcagcagcaacaacaacagcagcagcaacaacaagatCAGGGGGGAGTGGCTTCTAGTGTTGGAGGTGCTACTACACCATCGGATCAGGATCAACGGAAAGCATTGAAGTTTGGGTTTTCTTCGAAAGTTGGTTCATCCAAG AGTTCATTTGGTGCTGCtgctaagaagaagaaggtagtTCAAGTGTCCTCAATTTTTGGCAATGACAGTAATGAAGAGTAG